One Acinetobacter colistiniresistens DNA segment encodes these proteins:
- a CDS encoding response regulator has product MPQTMNPHASILIIDDEPQIRKFLDIALRAQGYQVQVAENGMKGLEILASRGADLLILDLGLPDMDGQEVLIELRQWSDIPVIVLSARPDENQKIQLLDAGANDYVTKPFSIQELCARIRVMFRNKPQPSEHNLVFNDGQLWVDVAEHAAKLAGEDITLTKKEFQLLALLIRHQGKIVTQKQIMTELWGISHEEDTHYLRILVKKLRTKIGDSAVTPKYIFTIAGVGLRFGE; this is encoded by the coding sequence ATGCCACAGACAATGAATCCACATGCATCGATTCTTATTATTGATGATGAGCCGCAAATTCGGAAATTTCTGGACATTGCCCTACGTGCGCAAGGCTATCAGGTACAGGTGGCTGAAAATGGAATGAAGGGCTTGGAAATTCTGGCATCACGCGGTGCTGATTTATTGATTCTGGATTTAGGGCTGCCTGATATGGATGGGCAGGAGGTGCTGATTGAATTGCGGCAATGGAGTGATATTCCTGTGATTGTGCTTTCAGCACGTCCAGATGAGAATCAGAAAATTCAGCTCTTGGATGCGGGTGCCAATGATTATGTAACCAAGCCTTTTAGTATTCAGGAGCTCTGTGCCCGAATTCGGGTCATGTTTCGCAATAAGCCACAACCGTCTGAGCACAATCTGGTGTTTAATGATGGACAACTTTGGGTGGATGTGGCTGAACATGCGGCCAAACTGGCTGGTGAAGACATTACCTTAACCAAAAAAGAATTTCAGTTGTTGGCCCTGTTGATTCGTCATCAAGGCAAGATTGTGACGCAAAAACAAATCATGACCGAGTTATGGGGCATTAGCCATGAAGAGGATACCCACTATCTTAGAATCTTGGTCAAAAAACTCAGAACTAAAATAGGGGATTCCGCAGTGACGCCCAAGTATATTTTCACCATTGCGGGAGTTGGATTACGCTTTGGTGAATAA
- a CDS encoding sensor histidine kinase yields the protein MQIDRNNKADAWLAHSQREQSGRLTIFLGAAPGVGKTYAMLTRAHELMQQGSHVVVGVVETHGRSDTERLIQGLNVIPRKAVDYQGRILEEMDLDQILKLKPEIVLVDELAHRNVPNSRHEYRWQDVNELLDAGIDVYSTLNIQHLESLNDVVYQITGIRVSETVPDALLKRLKDIRLVDLPVPELLERMNHGKIYLADVAPHALQGFFKPAHLTALRDLAIQTVAGQVEMDYREKFVAQGQIIPIQNHVMLAIDGSEFSEDLVRRAHRIAERRNAIWSVISIQKSKIENKQTFAVTKAFNLARKLGADTYLLYSNHIASTILQAAYDYGASNILLGKSAKKSVWQRLFSDHIADQLLEKQHPFEITFVQPLKSKNQSTVPNVDHSYRAWLEQGLAFNPRELVESIVIVLLGLIAATVSDHFIGYSELALIFVVTVLVVAMRARMLITIISVFICFLLYNYLFIEPRFTFRISAERGVMTIIIFIVSALLVGRLANQLRAQVLSLRAANSVSLQLQELERKLSVCVDIEQVLNVAKQHVESALKATVWLRVGTQMLDDHVRLNEKDQIAADWTQKNGKPCGRFTNTLTQSEWWFNPLNLEGEHGVIAIRFQPDTMPINFEQQRLAELMIEDIAQTVSRVQLSLQLENSRVVAETEKLRSALLSSVSHDLRSPLAAMIGSADSLKYYGEQMSETDRNELLDTIHVEGERLDRYIQNLLDMTRLGHQGLTLSRAWIGVDELIGSATQRLKRYQPQLNIDVSIQENIPQLYVHPALIEQAIFNVLENAAKFSPDDKPIEVDIQQVENVLQIDIVDQGVGIPEQEREQIFDMFYTMQRGDRGKTGTGLGLAIVKAIIGAHMGSIEALVGPYGQGSLIRIRLPLHQD from the coding sequence ATGCAGATCGACCGAAATAATAAAGCAGATGCATGGTTGGCGCATAGTCAACGGGAGCAATCTGGTCGTTTAACCATTTTCTTGGGTGCGGCACCAGGTGTGGGAAAAACCTATGCCATGCTGACACGGGCACATGAGTTGATGCAGCAAGGTTCTCATGTGGTGGTGGGCGTGGTGGAAACGCATGGTCGATCTGATACCGAGCGTTTAATTCAAGGCTTGAATGTGATTCCAAGAAAGGCCGTGGACTATCAGGGTCGTATTTTGGAAGAGATGGATCTTGATCAGATCCTTAAATTAAAGCCTGAAATTGTGTTGGTGGATGAACTCGCACATCGTAATGTGCCAAATAGTCGGCATGAATACCGTTGGCAAGATGTCAATGAACTGTTGGATGCAGGGATTGATGTCTATAGCACCTTAAATATTCAGCATCTGGAAAGTCTCAATGATGTGGTCTATCAAATTACAGGGATTCGCGTTAGCGAAACAGTTCCGGATGCATTGCTCAAACGTTTGAAAGATATTCGCTTGGTTGATCTGCCTGTGCCTGAGCTGTTAGAGCGTATGAATCACGGCAAGATTTATTTAGCGGATGTTGCACCGCATGCCTTACAGGGATTTTTCAAGCCCGCACATTTAACTGCTTTACGTGATCTCGCGATTCAAACGGTGGCAGGGCAAGTTGAAATGGATTATCGGGAAAAATTTGTCGCACAGGGACAAATCATTCCCATTCAAAATCATGTGATGTTAGCGATTGATGGGTCTGAGTTTTCAGAAGATTTGGTACGACGTGCACACCGTATTGCTGAAAGACGTAATGCGATATGGAGTGTCATCTCGATTCAAAAAAGCAAGATTGAAAACAAGCAAACTTTCGCCGTGACTAAAGCGTTTAATTTGGCACGTAAACTTGGTGCCGATACGTATTTACTATATAGCAATCATATTGCTTCTACGATTTTACAAGCGGCTTATGACTATGGGGCATCCAATATTTTATTGGGGAAAAGTGCTAAAAAATCAGTATGGCAGCGCTTATTTTCAGATCATATTGCCGATCAGTTATTAGAGAAACAGCATCCTTTTGAGATTACTTTTGTGCAACCATTAAAAAGTAAAAATCAAAGCACTGTACCCAACGTAGATCATTCTTATCGTGCTTGGTTAGAGCAGGGCCTGGCCTTTAATCCGCGTGAGCTCGTTGAAAGTATCGTGATAGTGTTGTTGGGCCTAATCGCCGCGACGGTCAGTGATCATTTCATTGGTTATAGTGAACTGGCCTTAATTTTTGTGGTTACTGTGCTGGTGGTGGCGATGCGTGCAAGGATGCTGATTACTATCATTAGCGTGTTCATCTGTTTCCTGCTGTATAACTATCTATTTATTGAACCCCGCTTTACCTTTCGAATCAGTGCTGAACGTGGGGTCATGACCATTATTATTTTCATTGTCTCTGCTTTGTTGGTCGGACGGTTGGCTAATCAGTTACGTGCTCAGGTGCTGAGCTTGCGTGCTGCAAATTCAGTTTCATTGCAACTACAGGAGTTGGAACGAAAGCTTTCAGTTTGTGTGGATATTGAACAGGTTTTAAATGTTGCCAAACAACATGTAGAAAGTGCTTTGAAGGCAACAGTTTGGCTAAGGGTTGGCACGCAAATGCTGGATGATCATGTGCGCTTAAATGAAAAAGATCAGATTGCTGCTGATTGGACTCAAAAAAATGGTAAACCCTGTGGACGTTTTACCAATACATTGACTCAGTCTGAATGGTGGTTTAACCCCTTAAACCTAGAGGGCGAGCATGGTGTGATTGCGATTCGATTTCAGCCAGATACAATGCCCATAAACTTTGAACAACAACGTTTGGCTGAATTGATGATTGAAGATATTGCACAAACGGTCTCACGGGTGCAGTTATCTTTACAGCTGGAGAATTCCAGAGTGGTTGCTGAAACAGAAAAATTGCGTTCAGCCTTACTCTCTTCTGTATCCCACGATCTGCGTTCACCACTGGCAGCAATGATTGGTTCAGCAGATAGTCTGAAATACTACGGTGAACAGATGTCTGAAACGGATCGGAATGAATTACTGGATACTATTCATGTTGAGGGCGAGCGTCTGGATCGTTATATTCAAAATTTATTGGATATGACCCGTTTGGGACATCAGGGCTTAACCCTGAGTCGTGCTTGGATTGGTGTGGATGAATTAATTGGATCGGCAACACAGCGGTTAAAGCGCTATCAGCCTCAGTTGAACATTGATGTCTCTATTCAAGAGAACATCCCGCAGTTGTATGTACATCCTGCCTTGATTGAACAAGCGATTTTCAATGTCTTGGAAAATGCCGCAAAGTTTTCACCTGATGATAAGCCTATTGAGGTCGACATTCAGCAGGTAGAAAATGTCTTACAAATCGACATTGTGGATCAGGGTGTGGGTATTCCAGAACAAGAACGTGAACAGATCTTTGACATGTTTTATACCATGCAGCGTGGAGATCGAGGTAAAACGGGAACGGGATTAGGTCTTGCAATTGTAAAAGCGATTATTGGGGCGCATATGGGCAGTATTGAAGCTTTGGTGGGGCCATATGGTCAAGGCTCTTTAATTCGAATACGATTACCACTTCATCAGGATTAA